The following are from one region of the Nicotiana tomentosiformis chromosome 7, ASM39032v3, whole genome shotgun sequence genome:
- the LOC138895386 gene encoding uncharacterized protein: protein MGVAWSSVVSFTAFQLRGASYQGWRAYELGSPAEAASLTWTQFSDMFLREYVPQSLRDAWHMEFEQLRQGAMTVSEYAVCFSDLARYAPALVAIFRERVSRFIEGLLYSIRLSMAWELEIDISY from the coding sequence ATGGGTGTAGCGTGGTCGAGTGTGGTTTCTTTtactgcattccagcttagaggagcatccTATCAggggtggcgtgcttatgagttgggtagtccggctgaggcagcttcacttacatggactcagttctcggacatgttcttgagggagtatgttccccagagtctcagggaCGCATGGCACATGGaatttgagcagttgcgccagggtgctatgactgtgtcagagtatgcagtttgcttcagtgatttggcccgatatgcaccagccttggttgccataTTTCGGGAGAGGGTtagtcggtttattgagggactcctcTACAGTATAAGGCTTAGCATGGCCTGGGAGTTAGAGATAGATATTTCTTACTAG